In a genomic window of Chroicocephalus ridibundus chromosome 14, bChrRid1.1, whole genome shotgun sequence:
- the SMIM36 gene encoding small integral membrane protein 36, which produces MEFYLEIDPVTLNLIILVASYVILLLVFLISCVLYDCRGKDPSKEYAPEVPADTQPPIRLVVMQQGSPGTRWAKGLVSAYENSSDLPGKRTTVV; this is translated from the coding sequence ATGGAGTTTTATTTGGAGATTGACCCTGTTACCTTGAATCTCATCATTCTGGTAGCTAGTTATGTtattttgcttctggttttcctgATTTCCTGCGTGCTCTATGACTGCAGGGGGAAGGATCCCAGCAAGGAATATGCTCCCGAGGTCCCTGCAGACACCCAGCCTCCCATCCGGCTGGTGGTGATGCAGCAGGGCTCCCCCGGCACCCGCTGGGCAAAGGGGCTCGTCTCTGCCTACGAAAACTCCTCCGACCTGCCGGGGAAAAGGACTACTGTTGTGTAA